From the Tripterygium wilfordii isolate XIE 37 chromosome 6, ASM1340144v1, whole genome shotgun sequence genome, one window contains:
- the LOC120000268 gene encoding thaumatin-like protein 1, with product MNPLLLCFSYITLTLFSNFRPISGAAITFINKCDYTVWPGILANAGTSQLDSTGFELPKSGSRSFQAPPNWSGRFWGRTGCTFDPNTSQGTCLTADCGSNQIECNGLNAIPPATLAEFTIGSGATQDYYDVSLVDGYNLPMIVEPSGGSGNCLATGCVADINGQCPNELRVGSGDACKSACEAFGNPEYCCSGAYGSPDTCKPSIYSEMFKSACPRSYSYAYDDATSTFTCSGADYTITFCPPSTSQKRDTSPPTTGWTNGSGSTGSGEEPTGFNTPPSWLPDFLAGDSIRVLSCSVLTSTFIASAISIMLFI from the exons ATGAATCCATTGTTGCTCTGTTTTTCATATATTACTCTCACTCTGTTTTCCAATTTCAGACCAATTTCAGGGGCTGCGATCACATTCATTAACAAATGTGATTACACAGTATGGCCTGGAATTCTTGCCAATGCAGGAACTTCCCAATTAGACAGCACTGGATTCGAACTCCCAAAATCCGGGTCCCGATCCTTTCAAGCCCCACCCAATTGGTCCGGCAGATTCTGGGGCAGAACCGGGTGCACATTCGACCCGAATACAAGCCAGGGAACTTGTCTTACAGCCGATTGCGGGTCCAACCAAATCGAATGCAATGGCCTTAACGCAATCCCACCAGCGACTCTAGCGGAATTCACAATCGGGTCGGGTGCTACCCAAGACTACTACGACGTGAGCTTGGTTGACGGGTACAATTTACCCATGATTGTTGAACCGAGTGGAGGGTCCGGAAATTGTTTGGCCACCGGATGTGTGGCTGATATAAATGGACAGTGCCCGAATGAATTGCGGGTCGGGTCGGGTGATGCCTGCAAGAGTGCCTGTGAAGCATTTGGTAACCCGGAATACTGTTGCAGTGGCGCGTATGGTTCACCGGACACTTGTAAGCCGTCGATTTATTCCGAGATGTTTAAATCCGCGTGTCCCAGATCGTACAGTTATGCTTATGATGATGCCACGAGTACATTTACTTGCAGTGGTGCTGATTACACCATAACATTCTGCCCTCCCTCAACAAG TCAAAAAAGAGATACATCACCTCCTACAACTGGATGGACGAATGGGTCCGGGTCAACCGGATCAGGAGAAGAGCCAACCGGGTTTAATACACCTCCCTCATGGTTACCGGACTTTCTTGCTGGAGACTCCATCAGAGTTCTTTCTTGTTCTGTTCTGACTTCAACATTCATTGCCTCTGCAATTTCAATTATGTTATTCATTTGA